A window of Sutcliffiella cohnii contains these coding sequences:
- a CDS encoding EAL domain-containing protein has protein sequence MGCQSCVIGEIYFEVKMEGQYNSKILERITSYLENHHSSIDQNNNTWKIKETVLKELFDFSKDMMDQRDIYFRIESEQNWKSFHEAEAIFEQQWIDDVIKNELITFFFQPIITAKKEIFAYEMLARFRDEEGKIVSPSNIFRAAKERGRLYALDRVCRLNAIKASRAVDEKVFINFIPTSIYSPEYCLKSTVNLANSLGLNPSKFVFEVVETEKVDDIDHLKSILTFYKEKGFQYALDDVGEGYSTINLLADLKPHYMKLDLKYVQGVAETVEKQRVAEKFLKKALEIGSIPLAEGIENKEDFEWLKDIGYQLFQGYYFGKPSPKPLKYV, from the coding sequence GTGGGTTGTCAAAGTTGTGTGATAGGAGAAATCTATTTTGAGGTGAAAATGGAAGGACAATATAACTCAAAAATATTGGAGAGAATTACTAGCTATTTAGAAAATCATCATTCTTCTATCGACCAGAATAATAATACATGGAAAATAAAAGAAACTGTTTTAAAGGAGCTTTTCGATTTTAGTAAAGATATGATGGACCAAAGAGATATTTATTTTCGGATAGAATCAGAACAAAATTGGAAAAGTTTCCATGAAGCCGAAGCTATTTTTGAGCAACAGTGGATTGATGATGTCATCAAAAACGAGCTCATTACCTTTTTCTTTCAACCAATTATTACAGCAAAAAAAGAGATATTTGCATATGAAATGTTAGCAAGGTTCCGCGATGAAGAAGGTAAAATTGTTTCCCCAAGTAATATATTTCGTGCAGCAAAAGAAAGAGGAAGACTTTATGCTTTGGACCGGGTATGTAGGTTGAATGCGATAAAAGCTTCTAGAGCAGTTGATGAAAAGGTGTTTATTAACTTTATACCTACTTCTATTTATTCTCCAGAATATTGTTTGAAATCAACAGTAAATCTAGCGAACAGTTTAGGATTGAACCCTTCCAAATTTGTATTTGAAGTAGTAGAAACGGAAAAAGTAGATGATATTGATCATTTAAAGTCCATTTTAACTTTCTATAAAGAAAAAGGGTTTCAATACGCTTTAGATGACGTTGGAGAAGGATATAGTACGATTAATCTATTAGCTGATTTAAAGCCACATTATATGAAACTGGACCTAAAATATGTACAAGGTGTAGCCGAAACAGTGGAAAAGCAAAGGGTAGCAGAAAAGTTTTTAAAGAAGGCTCTTGAAATAGGTTCTATTCCATTAGCTGAAGGAATTGAAAATAAAGAAGACTTTGAATGGTTGAAAGATATCGGTTATCAATTGTTTCAAGGCTATTATTTTGGAAAACCGAGTCCAAAACCTTTAAAATATGTTTAA